One Schistocerca nitens isolate TAMUIC-IGC-003100 chromosome 1, iqSchNite1.1, whole genome shotgun sequence DNA segment encodes these proteins:
- the LOC126198214 gene encoding methionine aminopeptidase 2-like: MAAVMANVEKSEEKLSDKEFAHEVDDGEAEEGTADSSKKKRRKKKKRKEEAAAATTDATQGYTQRQDEDKIEQRLRVAHTSCEDDAKDGNKKKKKKKRSVATKEKGKDNGKKEEQIKQTDPPSIPIVDLFPNGCYPVGQCMDYPVIGNYRTARQRVTSEEQKAIDRMNVDIYNEFRIAAEAHRQTREYIRRWVKPGMTMIQICEELESVARRLIKENGLKAGLAFPTGCSRNHCAAHYTPNSGDSTVLLYDDVTKIDFGTHINGRIIDCAFTLTYNPKYDKLVEAVREATNTGIRCAGIDVPLCDVGAEIQEVMESYEVEIDGKTYPVKSICNLNGHSISQYRIHAGKTVPIVKGGDATLMEENEVYAIETFGSTGRGQVHADMEVSHYMKNFDASPGHLRLQSSQSLLNTINKHFSTLAFCRRWLERVGCTKYHMALKDLKDKHIVNAYPPLCDVKGSYTAQFEHTILLRPTCKEVVSRGSDY, translated from the exons ATGGCAGCTGTAATGGCTAATGTTGAGAAATCGGAAGAAAAATTGTCTGATAAAGAGTTCGCTCACGAAGTAGACGATGGAGAGGCGGAAGAAGGAACAGCAGATTCctcgaaaaagaagagaagaaaaaagaagaagagaaaagaagaggCTGCAGCAGCTACTACAGACGCCACACAAGGCTATACCCAGAGACAAGATGAGGACAAAATAGAACAACGTTTGAGGG TGGCACATACTAGCTGTGAAGATGATGCTAAGGATggcaacaagaagaaaaagaagaagaaaagaagtgtTGCAACAAAGGAAAAAGGCAAGGACAATGGCAAGAAGGAAGAGCAAATAAAGCAGACGGACCCACCATCCATACCTATTGTAGATCTTTTCCCAAATGGTTGCTATCCCGTAGGACAATGTATGGATTATCCCGTTATAGGTAACTATCGTACTGCTAGGCAACGTGTCACTTCAGAAGAACAGAAAGCAATTGACCGCATGAACGTTGACATTTATAATGAGTTTAGAATAGCTGCAGAAGCTCATCGACAGACTAGAGAATACATTCGGCGATGGGTGAAACCTGGCATGACTATGATACAGATTTGTGAGGAACTTGAATCAGTAGCTCGCAGATTAATTAAGGAGAACGGTTTGAAGGCAGGTCTGGCCTTCCCTACTGGATGTTCTCGCAATCATTGTGCAGCTCATTATACGCCAAACAGCGGTGATTCTACTGTTTTGTTATATGACGATGTTACAAAGATAGATTTTGGAACTCACATTAATGGTCGAATAATAGACTGTGCGTTCACATTGACTTACAATCCAAAATATGATAAACTTGTTGAAGCAGTACGAGAAGcaacaaatactggaataaggtGTGCCGGTATTGATGTTCCACTTTGTGATGTTGGTGCTGAGATCCAAGAAGTTATGGAGTCTTATGAGGTAGAAATTGATGGTAAAACATATCCAGTAAAATCGATTTGCAATCTTAACGGCCACTCCATATCACAGTACAGAATTCATGCTGGAAAAACAGTGCCTATAGTAAAAGGTGGTGACGCTACACTAATGGAAGAAAATGAAGTGTATGCAATAGAGACATTTGGCTCTACTGGTCGTGGTCAGGTCCATGCAGATATGGAAGTTTCTCATTACATGAAGAATTTTGATGCATCACCCGGTCACTTACGGTTGCAATCCTCACAGTCATTACTGAATACAATAAACAAGCATTTTAGCACACTAGCATTTTGCCGTCGCTGGTTAGAAAGAGTTGGTTGTACTAAATACCATATGGCTTTGAAGGATCTGAAGGACAAACACATAGTTAATGCATATCCACCACTTTGTGACGTTAAAGGATCATACACTGCACAGTTTGAGCATACAATTCTGTTGCGTCCAACGTGCAAAGAAGTAGTAAGCCGGGGTAGTGATTATTGA